The following DNA comes from Dehalococcoidia bacterium.
CTGATTCCTGCTGCGGAGCGGCTGGCGGCGCAGATCATGGAGAACCCGCCGCTCTCCGTGCGCGCCAACGTGCGCATGATCCGCTGGTTTGTGCACGAGCTGCAGCGCCAGACCCGCCTCTACACCCAGCCGCTCTCCCTGCACTTAACCGAGGACTTTCACGAGTCCGCCGCCGCCTTCATCGAAAAGCGCAAGCCCGAATTCAAAGGCCGCTGAGCACCGTTTGGTGGCGCCGCACGAAGAGGCACGGGCGAGCTT
Coding sequences within:
- a CDS encoding enoyl-CoA hydratase-related protein, which codes for GSRFANEIALTGRMFTAEEALAQGMINAVVPAEDLIPAAERLAAQIMENPPLSVRANVRMIRWFVHELQRQTRLYTQPLSLHLTEDFHESAAAFIEKRKPEFKGR